AAGGTAATGGACCACACAACATTTATACTGACTACTTTTCTGACGCCAGAGATTCTGAACAGTTCAttaaagaacacagcacagtgaAGTTGACAAAGCTTAACAATACTTAGGCAAAATGCATTATGATGTGATGCAGAATGCAGTCTCCTGGTTCCAACCGTCAGACACTGGAACTTGTGCCTGCTTTATTAACAGTATATAAAAACATAGATGAATGTCTATAGATGTTATGAAGAAACTATATTGTTTGGATAGAATAGGTTGAAATCATAGCAGTCTAACTGGAGCTTGTCCAGAGAGCGAGACTAGAGTCACATCTCGATGTCCTTCGTTGTCCTGGTGTGCTATAGTCTTCGCAGAGCAAATGTTCTCTGCTTATTCATTGGCTGCTGCATTCCATTGCTTAGCCAATCACCAGCTCAGAAACATACTCtgttgtgatttattttaataccTGGAGAATGAGTTGTTTTATCTTTCAAAATGTCTTCTTATTTTGTTCTCAGGGTTCATCAAACTCCTATGCCATCAAGAAAAAGGATGAGCTGGAGAGAGTGGCCAAATCCAACCGTTAAAATATCTGTTGCTTTCTACAAAAGgatgaaataaattttaaacaaacttCAGTTGGTCGCATTTGGGTCACTTGTCTTGGGCCAGATCTGATATTCAGTTGAAAATGTTGTGTTCAGTTAGATGCAGAAGTTGGCATTTAAGTGGAAATATCTGGAACTTAAAAAGTGCAAATTTTTGCAGCTGGCTGAATTGTGTGGAGGCAATCTTATCCACAAATACAAACCAGCACCTACTAACTGTGCTTAAGTTTTTTTTGTACTTGGGAGGTAATTAACTGATGGTAACTTTGGTATATGATATTGGCCCATATTTCCAGTAGCCTTTGTATTAAAATCATCCAGGTAACATTGTTCTGACCAATGTTGCTCGTGAAAGAGGCCAGTACAAGTTGATGCAATGGGCACAGGTACAGTCAGTTAAGTGATTTCAGAATACAGTAGTGGTGTTGGCAGTGGTGGATTAGGgtgtgttcatatttgtagTTCGGATTCCTTGGTGCGGACTTaacaaaattatacatttgttaAATTTTAGTCCTGGTTTGTTAGCATTCACAATtgaaacaaataataataaaaaaatagacATATGAAAAGTGTTTGATAGAATCTATGGTCTTAATGCACTTATGTCTCTGTCTATATCTGGTGGTATTACCATCTGGAAACACTGCAAGAGGTGGTAAAATGGATAAAGGACTCTAAATCAGACTCGAATTCCTCTGCTGCACATATCAAAGAAGGTGCACTGCAAAGAGATGACACATTTCTGATGCCTGTACAAAACTTTTTGCTTTCAAAGCACCATTCTGCGTGTTTAGTATCATCTTTTGTGACATCATGTCCTGTTTGGTTCTTTTCATATTGAATTCATACTTAAAACGAACCTCACTAGAGGTTGAAAGGAAGCATTCACACTCCAGACTGCTCTGTTACTGCAGTTCACTGAACACACCCTTAAAATTTACACTAGTGTGTAAAGTGTTTCGCAGCTAAGTGTTCATTATCCCCGATTACAAACAGCACACTGTATACAGCTAATGCCGTGTCTGCAAAATCCACAGCATTAGAGCCCAGCTGGGGTTAAAGGTAACAGTAAGCCTATACAGTTTTGGCCAAGTTCCACATTAGGCTTGTTTGaaatactatttaaataaaacatcctTCCAAGCTTGTGCAGTTCATGTAAAATGTTGAATGTTTTGTGGACAAGGGTTGATCAGATTGCCTATGTTATCTAGAAGCTGCTCTGCAAATTCAGTGGCTACATTCACACTACACAATGGAAATGGATGTTTTGGGGGGTGGTTTTAGCTACATGTGAGAAAcctattttactgttttttttttatatctataAACCTATGTTGTCCTAGATTACACACTCATCTGCTCTGTGGGTATGCAAACCAGTAAGAATATTCTAGACTGGATTTTTGattattgttatatttcatttaaacataACCCTCCACAGATATAAATTGCAGAGCATACCCCCTATGGTGTCCTATTTCTACTTATTCCTGTCTGCTTCTATACAGAGGTGGTACTGCCAGATTTTCAGGGGACTTTGCCCTTctcaccctaaccctcaacaaacacaaactgtctgcCTTCCTGCCTGAAATAACCTTCCAAAGTCCTTTGATGACTTTCCACCTTTAACTTGTACAACCCTGGCAATGAAATGGAATAGAAAAAGTACTTCAATCTCTTCCAGGGTGTGTACCTCCCACCTCACCTCATAAATACCTTGagatacattaaaacaaatgctaGAATTTAATATGGATTTCTCAACTACATTTGACACGATGCAGCCACTCTTTCTTAACTGTTGGCTAAGAAACTTGTTGGATCACCTGTTCTTTGGATTTTGCATTTCTTAATCTTGAGATTATAAAAGAACCTGAGAATGAAACCTTTGCTAGGCTCTTATACATCTATTGGTGTGCTCTCTTGTGTTCTCATACAGTCCGTTCAACTCCATTCTACAGAATTTTACGGAATGGAGTGATGTACATTCATATTAAAACTTGCAATATTAACATTACCAGTTTGAGAAGTTATGCAGTggtctgtttatttatgaaatgtctttctttttctacaGAGGTTGTGACATCAACAAGGGCTTGGTCACAAATCTTTCAGGTATCAGTGAAGGTGTCCTCCAAGGTTGTGATGATGCCACCACTGAACCATCACCATTTTTTTAACCACAACcctattatataaaatattcttatGCAAAGATATGCTGGTACATCAACAAACAGCATACTCGCAGGGTACAAAACAACTTACCAGTGTACAAGCaactaattaaatgtaataactgCTCGTTAACTGAGAACTCATGCACATAGTTACATAAATGTCTTAAatctgtataaaatattttctatatttcacTGCATGTTTCCTAGGTGTTTACATGAATGTATCATAAACTAATGATtagttttaaatacattgaagtAATAGAACAGGTCACTGATCACACAGTTGTAAGAGACTGATGGAACACTAAATTAGCCACACCAATACAACTAACTCATACAGATATGAGTTATAGGTTTAGTAGTTGAACTTCCGGTTAATAAGCAGGCAGAAAGAAGACAGCATCCCTCCTAGCTTGGAGGCCTCACTGCAGGCGGTGGGGAGGAGAGTGTAGTCAGGCAACTTCTGAAAGGCCTGaaggagggagatggagaaacagGGCACATATATTgctgagagaaaaacaaatcttcCTGACAATTTATGAAGTAAAGAGAATTCAGACTGTTCCTTATTTGCAATATGGTTAATTTGAATTATAAATggaaagcaaaaggaaaaaccTTGAGGCCAAACCTTTATTACtcttttaactttaatttttcatatgGCTCCTTACACATTCTTCTATTATATTTACACCTACTTACACATGGAAGTTAAATTATAAGGCATCCTGAGAAGGAAAACTGATGTCAATGCTGTTAAATTACAGTTAAAATTATAGCTAATTCTTAGGATACTGGGATACTGTGTCTTAGCTATATTGGTAGGTTTTGCTGCATGCAGCATTGTTcttgtttgcatttatttgctGTGTAACAGACCCAGGTTCACCCACTGGAACCTGTCCAGATTGCCTCTTTAATATCAGACCAAGGACCTTTTACATCAGATATGTTCACTTTGGCAAGCTGGCCCTAAACAGAAGGAACCTGAAAAGAAAGGTCTCACTAGAGTACAGCTCTTACAAAAACACTGTTAACAGTTCCCTCTAATGGATCTCTCCTATTAATTGGCTCCTCTGGAGCACTGAAATTCAAATCTAGACCTCAAATCCAAATACAGTCTTGGATTGTGTAATCTCTTgtagttaattaattattcatgtaaCTGGTTGGCCACTTTGTCATCACCCCTGACCCCTAGAAAAAGGGAGGGTGCAAAACCTGTAGGACCTGAACCTTGAGGACTGTGATTTGAGAACCTCTGCTCTATCAGATCTCTCCCATTTAATGGATCCTCTAAAGGAGCTCTCTCATTTAATGGTTTCTCTACAGGATCTCATTTGATATcatatatttcttttcattcagtCCTCTCATATCATTCATTGAATCTTTGTCTTGGTTTCATGTCTGTCTGGGCTATAATGAACTCTGAAAATGCCCGTGTCTCTAATTGAAAAACAGTTACAAAACAGAATTGTTGCGATTCTATGAATAATTTAGAGATTGGAATTATAATTAGGACTGACAAATAACTTCATTAATAAACCTTAATGAATCACAGTTATAATTATTGAGCAGattatatgtgaatatatacaGACCATGTGACTGCAGTAAGAGCATAGTGAAGTATAATGCTGAGAAAGAACATAAATGATAGTGGGCTGCTTAAGGATGTaaaattacaacaacaaaaaaaaagatcccaGAACAAACCATTTTCAGAGCATATGAACcatgtacaaataaaaatgtaaaatacaaaaaaaattaaaataaaatactgtacaGAAAAAGTTGATGTTTTTGGCATATTTACAAGCTTGGGCACAACACAGACTAGGCCTGATCCCAAACATACACCCTGGTCCACAACCCATGCACACCTTACGTAGTAATAATCAATGGGCAGTTGCAACACTGGGGAGCAGTAAGGAGTTATTAAGTCTACTGACCTGCACAAGTATTACCTCGGGTCCCTCCCAGATATGCAGAAagaggtttaggagtgtgtggggcaggagggaaaacaaaaaaaaatgcaaaggaaCCATCTCCTGCTCCAGCATAGTGGTAGCACGTGATAGTGGCATataactataaataaacaagcctAAGTATCGCTTACTGATCCTGGGAAAGCTACACCACTGCATGCTGTACACAGGAGAAAGCTATAGTCACAAAACCTGCTGTAATTTTTACAACATTGTGTAAACAGGTGATGGAATGATCTTAATTTGACTGTATGTACAGTGAAATGCCCTGCTGTCTTGAAATACAGTCCTAAACAGTCTCTTATTTGGCACTAGATAATTAATCATgagggcagtggtggctcagtagTTAACTAGAAATCAAAAATTTgcctgttcaagccccactgctgccaaattgccactgttgggcccctgagcaaggcccttaaccctcaattgctcaaattgtacttcgctttggataaaagttttAGATAAACGTAACAAAATCTTGTACtggttttgtgtatgtatttctgCACTGTGTCTGACAGGGCCTCAATGTGCTAACCTCAGGTCTAGTTGTACTAGCACAGGGATTCATGCAGTTTcatggaaacaaaacagcacatctgtaagtcactctggacaagagtatgggctaaatgctgtaaatgtaaatatatttttttaaaaattaaaacacaagaaaagatGTTGGTGGTTTTGTAGTTCTGCACAATAGATTGTTAATAGCATAGTACTGGCTTTTGAGGTACCCATATTTCAGAAGGCTGTACTATGAAACAACCTGTCTAACAAACTGTAGGATTTATTGTTACTTACCGTAAGCAACCTGATGAGTTATGACATTCACTTGatccaacaaatgtaaataacttttaattttaattaaattacttaagtttttttaaaacaataataaataatgcattttagtATTCTTAAGGCAAACTACACTCAGAAGATGCAGTGATATAATCACAATACAGTATTTTAGTCCCTATAGTTCAGGCACACTTGAAAGCAGACTGCTGTTTACACATTCTGCAAAAACATTGTGTAAAATGTGCTACTTGAGAAGGAAACTCACGGCTATGCTGTTGGGACACTCATCTACAGTGGGATGCAGCAGGAAGTCCACTTTGGCTGGGCTGCGCACATACACGCAGTTAGCTGCCACAGACTCCGGCACAGACAGCATGTCATAGTTATAATCCGTCAGCTGTTCCATCATCTACAGCAGAGATAGCAGGGCAAGGCAAGTATTGGAGGAATAACACAATGATAACTATTATAATCTTTGGAGTGCTTTTTGATAGGTAAACGTCATCTTCCTGCACAGATGGGGATGGCTCTGTGATGCACACTTTGAAGTTATGCATAAGTTTCAATGTTGTCTAACAGCACTTTTCGCAGGATTTTCCCTGCTCTAATGCATTTGATTCAGTCCAGGGAGGTAATTTGCAAGCCCTTTAAGGGTGGGCAtgtaagaaaaggaaaatcCCCAAAATGAATGGTACATGGAGTCTCCTGGCTAGGACCAGGAAGCATTGGTTTAAGAACAAAAAGAGACGGCATTCCAGGTTGTTCCCTCTTCAAAGTAATGAGGTTATAACCAGACCACAGCACCTTGAGGCAGAGGGAGGATTTTGTTACTTAAATAATAGCCATGTGTAAGTGGGAACTACCATGGTGTGCACCAGGGTCAGTAGTGTGCTCAAGACACTGCAAACCTCAGCCATAAGGATGTGGCAAGAGGATAACTGGAACCTGCTCTGTTGGGTGTTGATATATGATTAAGTGTGGTTTATGCAGACTGCACCTGTTACACCTTGTTTGCTTACATCTGTCCAAACCTTTTCAGCATTTACAAAAATCAACTTGgttaaataattcatttatatgCAGTCTTTGAAATTACCCCtttcatcactcacacacaaaatatacaatcaGCCAGTAAAAGTCAATCAGTTTTAAGAATTAACCTAGTGTAATACaattaaatgcaatatttaagaatgtacagtcatggccactGCCTGTCAAGtattgagactgacacaaattttggttttcacaaagtttactgccccAGTTTtatttagatccttttgtcagatgtttaaatggtatagtgaagtacaatttcATAAgtattttaactgtttattgacaaatacatccaattTAAGCCAACACTCgatacagtgttgacccttcttttttaagacttctgcattTCACCTTGCCacgctggatatcagcttctgggcaaaatcttgactggtGGCAActcattcttgcctaatcaggaCTTGGAGTCGatcacagtttttgtttgtcaaccctctttttgaggattgaccacaggttttCAATgagattgagatctggggagtttcctggccatggacccaaaatttcaatgttttgttcaccgagccatttggttatcacttttgccttgtgacatggagCTCCGTTATGctgaaaaaagcatttgttcatcaccaaattgctcctggatcattgggagaagttcttattcatggcagtgttcttaggtaaaattttgagcaaaccttACTGATCAGTCTCTCCCATGAATCACCATGATGAGCATTGTTTAGGGGGTGAATTCCTATTTCACTCCATTTTTTACCAGCACCTTCTGGATTTTAACATGGTTTAATGCTTTAAGAGATTCCTCCAGTTCTCAGCAAGTTGGTTCCTTGATCTGTTCTGAGGCTTGGGATCCTCGAATAACTTGCTGTTCCATAGCCTGATTGACGTTccatcactgaaatgatgaaGCCAAGGGGTCTTAATTTTTACAAAGTGCTCAGGTATCATACATTTGTTGATATGGAACTCGGACAACTGGTAAAGTTCTATTATCCACCTTTGCTGAGGTCTGGCTTTGGCTTCTGGTATGAGTTCATTCTatccatattttattttaatccagGTTTATCTTTGTCTTCATCAGCATGGTGCGGTATATACCACATTCTACCGTCATTCCTGTGAAGTTGCTCCTTTGGTACTGTCACAGCATAACCATTTATGATCAAATTTATATTTCTTAAACTTCTTCAGAATGATCATGGCACATTGCATTGCCATTGCCACCTGCCCTTTATTGGGCATGATTGCTTTCTCATTCTGAAGTGTTTGTGGGTTATAGAACTTGCCACAATTTGTATGAATTTGTGGCTTTCTATGGACATTTCATTATTCTATGGGCATTTGCTATCTATAAACTTTCTTGCTCCACAGTTACTTATAATGAGGCCTAATGTTTGAGGAGTTTGGGTGATGGTAGGCAGTGGACTAAACCACTGTGAAGCATATGAAGGGAGGAATGCAATCTTTCAAAAGTTACAAACAAATTGTTTTGCATCTAGAATTAGTATATGTTCTGTCAATGGATTTTACCGTattattttgatattattatttaccGTATTATCATATAGTTATGTTTACAATGATTGAGGGAAACAACACTGTATATTCCTTGGAAGGGATGGGTCAGAACCCCCCATCCCCCGATAATTTTTGCCATGTTCAGTCGGTGTTTGAAGTCAGTGAGGGATTCTGCTGTTCATTCCACCCACTGGGTACTATGTTGGAGAAGAGTCTTGATGATTCCATGAATCTTGAAGGATGGCTGGTCAAGCCAGCCCATAACTGAAACTTGAAGGGCTCAAGGTGCAGATCAGCTTTTGACCAGTCATCAAGGAGCAGGTTTATCTTTGGACCTTTATGCAAGCATTGGAGATTTAAATCTGTTACAAACAGCTTCAGCAATTCAGTGACGTGAATGGAGTAGTGGAGTAACATAGGAAAATGTTACTAGATCAGTTGCAAGGGATTGAAGATACTCCAGGCAAATCTTTCTGTGGGTATGTTGCAGTAGTCAAGCCACAAGTTGACAAGAGACTGAACAAACACCTGGGTGGCCTTCATAGAGATAAAAACGTGAATGTTGAAGAGGAGAAACCTGCATGACTGGGTCAAATTTGTAACATGATCTGGGAATACTATCTGGTCATCCACAGTTACACCAAGATTTCTTGCATTCTTCGATGGAGTGATAAATGAGTTCTCAAAAGGGATAGCAAGATCACGGTGAAGGCTAGCTGCTCCATgtccctgttgtgtgtgttttattttgtgattgttCTTGAttcttattgttttatattgcatTCATACTTCTAAAACTGTTCTCAATGGCTCTGTAACTCATCTTTGCCATGGTGACTGTGAGGTAGTAATAATGTGCTCTGGGCTGGGTTCTCCTAGGCCTCCCTCTtccaccccctccccatctacccttctcccttctctcctgctgtctctctcctgcttctgaACTGACTGCCTGATGTTAAACTAGTACGCTTCTTTGTGGCTAAGAAAAAAATGATCTGAAGTTTCTCCATGCGTGCCAACATCTGGAACCTGAGGATCAACACAGTCTCCTGACTCTTCATTACCGAATTTCTAATAATGTTTAGCAACTCAGTCTTGCTGGGATTCAGTTTTAGATGGTATGGTTCCTACGGTGCATTTTTACATCACCACTGATGTATCAGAGTTTACTAGAAATAGCTTGTTATTGATTGTAATGCAGCTGAACTAAACAGAACATttactgcagtttttatttgtaAGAGCATCGAGCccactttatctctctcaccCACTGGGTGTATCTCACCTGCTGAGTCTCTCTCACCAACTGGGTCTCTCCCAACCATCAGACAGTTTTAAGTAACCAGTTGAGTCTGACATGAAGCAGGGGTGTcggggtctttttttttttagacctTTATCTTACCCGTAAGGTCTTTTTGGCTCCCTCGCTGTTACTGAAGATGATGGTTTCAGGACCTCCCATGGAGCAAATGTTCTTCAGACGAGAACCCCCGCACACAGGTACCGTGGAAACGGCAAAGTCCtgaacatacatttaaatacatcatCAGGATTAACAAGTAAGATAAACGAATcataaagagaaacaaatatttAGAGTCATTATAGTCCTGTCCACAGTAATGCCCACtttaaagcacacacatacacacaggggGCATAAATAATCCAGCTGTGGACTTCATGGATTCTATTAAGCATAAAAAGATCTTGAAAAGACAGTGGTGATGAAAACTCTGAGACCTCAAGGGGGCATGGCTTAGCCaccagagaggaagtgagaggagTTTCCCCAAACTGTCAGACATGTTGAAGGgccaagagagaaaaagaactgcTGTGCAGACCACACCCCAATCTGAATAATCCTATCCACAGGGGCCATAACAGCTGCTGCTCAAACACTCCACTAAAAGCAGAAACAGATCAGGCATTCTTAAACTCAATCTAAAATTGTTTGCACACTTTCAGTAGGCAGTGTCATTTAAACCTAttctaagatttttttttaaatctaaagcTGGTTGTATACTTTGGACAGGCAAAGAGCTTTGAAGACATAATGTGAAAAAGAGTGATAATGCACCAAACATCATAACAGAGTTTTgtagacaaatacacactcaaatCATTCACCAATCAATATTCATCACTGAGAGATACATTACCTAAACCAATACAACAGACTAATCCATCATTCTCACTGGTCTGCATGGCCAGTCTCGAAGCTGCCCCATGTGCTTACCCTGAAGGTGTTGGCGAGCACTTCGGCTCCGTGATGGTTGGTGTGCTTGGAGATCCCCACAAAGAATTCTTTCCCTGTGAAGAGCACGTCACTGCCCTCCAGGGTCGCACCTCCAGagcccccctcctcctctcccatcTCTACCACGTTCATGTTCAGCTCATAAAGGacctccctcactgcctctgcctgaaacacacatgatgaaacatgcacataaacacaaacacacacgcatgtgtgtaggaagggtAGGTAAGGGCATTCATCTGTGTGTAAAGTATATGCAAGTGTACCCGTATAAGCACTTATAAatactgtgtgagtgtatgtatctgtgcatacattaatgtatgtgtgtgcgtttgtttatgtgtatgtatgaacgtgtgcttgtgtgtgtgctgttcacCTCTGCACGTCTCTGCTGTTTGTAGGGGCATGTGATGAGGGCCGTGTCTCCCTGGATGACTGCAATGTCCTCTATCCTCCAGCTCTCAGGAAACTCGGCGTCTGTTGGTATCTCCATCAGCTGAAGCCCCACCTTCTGCCGCAGCGCCCCCATCAGCACCCCAAACTGGCGCTGAGCCCTGGCCACATCTGTTTCTACAGCCTCACCACCCTCTGCCAGCTTCCCAAAGGATTCTGGGATTCCTCTGACAATGGCATGGGTAAAGGGACCATATGGACAAACACTTGCCAtgtcagtgtgtgatgtgtgatgtgtgtgtgtgtgtgtgtgtgtgtgtgtgtgtatgttttgtaaaaaagtatgtatgagtgagtgtgtttgtaggaaaatctgtgtttttgttcctggTGTTCTGCCCACAACTGATTAGAGGGAGAGTGGATGTTCCTTTcagcaagtatgtgtgtgtaagacagtgTGTATggatgaaagtgtgtgtgctctgaatCTCCACTGCCACCTGAGTTCTAATGGATCAGCTTGAGGAAGTCGACTTAGAAGCAGGCGTCTTATATTAGTGAAGAAAGCTTTTTCCCCAAGCCTAACTGAATGTCCTACATCTGCCCcacagggagggggagagagagacagagagaaagagagagagagagagaactgcatTAGCGTTTCTTATTGTCTGACAGGGAGCGAAgaagacaaacataaaataaaataatgtccAAAGAAAGAAAGGTAGGTAGAGcaaaaagagagcaaaaaataCAGAAGAAGTAATGGTTTGAACGTGGTCTAGGCTTATGGGATAATGtagtgccctgtgtgtgtgtggcacagtgTTATCAATAATTTCATCTCTGATGGAGATGAGGGGCCTTGTTACACATGCTCAAACCTAACAGTAAACTCACAGCAGTAGCAGAACTGAATTACATTCCCATTCTATCAAGATTCCGTTAAAGAGATATGGCTCTGGGAAAATACTTATGAGGCCTTCGCATGGAAGTATTTTTTGAAGGATATACAAGCAAACAattgtacacatacacagtgtggCCTAGATAAAGTACTCTTCCTCATCTAAGCCGTTTGAGTCACAGGGAGCCAAGAAAGATTATGTGGAGCATGACAAAAATATTGATTGCAACAAACAATTAATTTTGcactaatgtaaaaatatatataaataaactatttcTGTTCAGATGGGTAAATACAGGGCcatatttacagtttaaaaaactCATGAGACCAGATTGATTTGTATAGTCCATGATTCAAAAAGAACTGGTAGCCTACAGTGACTACTTGcctataatgtttttttttgttttgtttgtttgtttgttttgtttttggtcatGATAAACCGAGGGAATCTGATCTAACATCAGAAGCCTTACATTGACACTGTTTCTCAATGCAGAccttaaataaacaaagagacaCTAAGCCTGATCTACGCCGGTGCTAATCCGGTGCGCGCGCCGCAAACCAGTCGACCCTAACACTGACCTGTACCAGTGCGGACGTGTTTgagaaattacaaaaaaaagatgCCTTATTTTACCTTTCGGTTTAGTGTGCTAAACAAGTGACAACCTCTGTCCGGTTAAAACATTGGTGAGGGAAGTCTCGCAAAGCCTTTagcaccccaccccctccaaacGTCCGAGTCCCTTGTCTCACTATAAACTCAAACATTCAGTTAACGTTACAACAACCTTTATCTCAGTCAAACTTGCTGCATTTATTATCTGTCTCGGCTACGCACAAATGCGCAATCTTTAATTTTGGTAAAGAAAATTCTAAACAGTCCTACTTAGGAgttatcacttttttttttgtttttgttttgcaataaTCACAATAGGCACAGTATTAACCCGTTGGCCATGCAAATATGAAGAGAATTGCCGAGCTAGTCTACAGGAAAACAGCTAAGATATGTCTTACCTTCTGGGGTTGCGAAACGTAGTCTTAGAATTAGATTGAGAATATTCCGAGTGTTTCTGAGTCTGTTTCATGTCCACTCCTCCCACACCCAAACAGCCCGTtattctctccttcttctgAAGTTCCCTTCCCCATCCCCCTTTCCATCCCCCTGTTGGCTGAGACGGGAATGGACTTTAATGTTTTACGTTGTTGGACGGGAGTTTACACATAAAGATACAAGCTAacttaactttttttaaattatccgATCTAAGTGATTTTCCCTGTGAGAGGGAAGTAGCATATCCAGTTCTGCTACATAGACCACATTGATATAATACTGGAGAGATTGGAAAGTGATtttttccagagagagagagagagagagagagagagagaagcctgaAATTCCCCcgccaccccccccaccccaaaaagcAGGTTTCAGTGAGGTTTGAAAGAGCCAGGATACAGTTGTCCTTAGCCGTATTACTTCTTCTTGTACATTAGTCCCGTTTTTCGATAAAGACTGactgactctctctttctctctgggtGGGCGTTTGAAAAGAGAAAGCGAAATTTAAGATTAATCTATCGTTATTTGCCTGTCAGTTCACACGTTTGTCCTTAAAACAccttcataaaaataatttctacCGCTATCACTGTGTATGGATAACGATTTCATAGTTAACTTAAGAACAGataagtgcacagattaaacaGCGTCCTTACTTTGGCGCAGAAAACATGAACAGACCAGATGGTGCATATTTCACATACTAGGAGACTATTGGCTGatactgccacctagtggtcaGTATCATTAACGAGTACAACAAAATAAACCTAACATGATTAGAGAGAGCTGATACAGagtgaatttttaattttaatttttttttttttttggcgggtGTGTAAATTGCTGTTAATACTAAGTATGTCTGTATACTGTGGTATGTCATTAgcaataacattcattccattgTAAATCTTCAAGTGTCTGCATTAAC
This region of Electrophorus electricus isolate fEleEle1 chromosome 2, fEleEle1.pri, whole genome shotgun sequence genomic DNA includes:
- the ddah2 gene encoding N(G),N(G)-dimethylarginine dimethylaminohydrolase 2 — translated: MASVCPYGPFTHAIVRGIPESFGKLAEGGEAVETDVARAQRQFGVLMGALRQKVGLQLMEIPTDAEFPESWRIEDIAVIQGDTALITCPYKQQRRAEAEAVREVLYELNMNVVEMGEEEGGSGGATLEGSDVLFTGKEFFVGISKHTNHHGAEVLANTFRDFAVSTVPVCGGSRLKNICSMGGPETIIFSNSEGAKKTLRMMEQLTDYNYDMLSVPESVAANCVYVRSPAKVDFLLHPTVDECPNSIAAFQKLPDYTLLPTACSEASKLGGMLSSFCLLINRKFNY